The following coding sequences lie in one Aspergillus puulaauensis MK2 DNA, chromosome 3, nearly complete sequence genomic window:
- the NPT1 gene encoding nicotinate phosphoribosyltransferase (BUSCO:EOG09262KJA;~COG:H;~EggNog:ENOG410PG8T;~InterPro:IPR040727,IPR007229,IPR036068,IPR006406, IPR041525;~PFAM:PF04095,PF17767;~go_function: GO:0004514 - nicotinate-nucleotide diphosphorylase (carboxylating) activity [Evidence IEA];~go_function: GO:0004516 - nicotinate phosphoribosyltransferase activity [Evidence IEA];~go_process: GO:0009435 - NAD biosynthetic process [Evidence IEA]) — MGESSPLPEGITSLLDTDLYKLTMQCAILKYFPDVYVTYGFTNRTPDMKLTRGAYKWILAQMDKLANIRVTSDEIEFLKKRCPYFNHAYLDYLTTFRLKPSEQVEIKFTPAKDTGSDSDLGDIEYVVKGIWVETILYEIPLLALTSQAYFIFSDRDWDYENQEEKAYRKGYVLLENGCTFSEFGTRRRRDYHTQDLVMKGLCRASREGQAKGVPGVFTGSSNVHFAMKYDVAPVGTVAHEWYMTIAAITDDYENANEMALKYWLGCFGEGVLGIALTDTFGTPAFLDAFRKPIPAYTSAGVGAVSTTPSGPSTTAESNIQSEAETKPPISAPLESEHANATAKSYADVYTGIRQDSGDPTYFVKMARDFYDRQGIKGTKTVVFSDSLDIEHCLEYKVIAEETGFKPVFGVGTFFTNDFINKTTGEKSKPLNIVIKISSANGRAAVKLSDNMGKNTGDKDTVQSVKNRLGYIEHEWEEGDEKNRWAGK; from the exons ATGGGCGAATCCTCCCCGCTCCCGGAGGGGATCACCTCTCTGCTTGATACGGATCTGTACAAGCTGACGATGCAATGCGCGATCCTCAAATACTTCCCGGACGTCT ACGTCACCTATGGCTTCACGAACCGCACGCCGGATATGAAATTGACGCGGGGCGCATACAAATGGATTCTGGCTCAGATGGACA AACTCGCGAATATCCGCGTTACGAGCGACGAGATCGAGTTCTTGAAGAAGCGATGTCCCTACTTCAACCACGCCTACCTGGACTACCTCACGACATTCCGCCTCAAACCCTCAGAACAGGTCGAAATCAAGTTCACGCCTGCGAAAGATAcaggcagcgacagcgacctCGGTGATATTGAATATGTCGTCAAGGGTATTTGGGTCGAGACCATCCTATACGAGATTCCCCTGTTGGCGTTGACCAGCCAGGCATACTTCATATTCAGTGACAGGGACTGGGACTACGAAAaccaggaggagaaggcatACCGGAAGGGCTACGTCCTCTTAGAGAACGGCTGCACGTTTTCAGAATTCGGAACCCGGCGGCGCCGCGATTACCATACCCAGGACCTAGTCATGAAGGGGCTGTGCCGGGCTTCGCGGGAAGGACAGGCCAAGGGTGTCCCCGGTGTCTTTACCGGTAGCAGCAATGTCCACTTCGCAATGAAATATGATGTTGCTCCTGTCGGTACCGTCGCGCACGAATGGTACATGACCATCGCCGCGATCACAGACGACTACGAGAACGCAAACGAGATGGCTTTGAAGTACTGGCTCGGCTGCTTCGGCGAAGGC GTCCTCGGCATTGCCCTAACAGACACCTTCGGCACCCCCGCCTTCCTCGACGCTTTCCGCAAGCCCATCCCCGCATACACCTCCGCCGGCGTTGGCGCCGTCTCAACTACCCCCTCCGGACCAAGCACAACAGCCGAATCAAACATCCAAAGCGAAGCCGAAACAAAGCCACCGATTTCCGCACCGCTAGAGAGCGAACACGCCAACGCGACTGCCAAGTCCTACGCAGACGTCTACACCGGCATTCGCCAGGATTCAGGAGACCCAACGTACTTTGTGAAAATGGCGCGCGACTTCTACGACCGCCAGGGTATCAAGGGGACCAAGACGGTTGTGTTCTCGGACTCCCTAGATATCGAGCACTGTCTTGAGTATAAGGTCATTGCGGAGGAGACCGGGTTTAAGCCTGTTTTTGGAGTTGGGACTTTCTTTACCA ACGACTTCATCAACAAAACCACAGGCGAGAAATCCAAGCCGCTCAACATCGTCATCAAGATCTCGTCCGCGAACGGCCGCGCGGCTGTGAAACTCAGCGACAACATGGGCAAAAACACAGGCGACAAGGATACAGTGCAGTCAGTGAAGAATAGGTTGGGCTATATCGAACATGAGTGggaggagggcgatgagAAGAATCGGTGGGCGGGGAAGTGA
- a CDS encoding sugar phosphate isomerase/epimerase family protein (COG:G;~EggNog:ENOG410Q2RK;~InterPro:IPR013022,IPR036237;~PFAM:PF01261): MVVVSRFRATWGIEPGPQLSEWKKKLPEWKAHGYDGIELDIASLSDEELQLLRRNCDEAGLEINVILFSAWPSYAGRRPPGLTPDDHAEFFRSQLRRASILKPTIVNAQSGADHFSLDESVAFYKKALQVEKEEGFAGRVCHETHRNRSLFTPYATDYILQKVPELTITADVSHWVVVCERLLDLNKEDQEILTRIIPHVGHLHTRTGTTQSSQCPEPLNPAFAAEKEFFDNFWLRVVKHKQQTDPNGRLTFVPEYGPFPYHPIGTAWSHGDLADSEGKRLEALFKSSLGQ, encoded by the exons ATGGTCGTCGTCTCGCGCTTTAGAGCTACTTGGGGCATTGAGCCCGGCCCGCAGCTGTcggagtggaagaagaagctcccTGAGTGGAAGGCACATGGATACG ACGGAATTGAGCTAGACATTGCCAGCCTGAGCGATGAGGAGCTCCAGCTTCTACGCCGCAATTGCGACGAGGCGGGCCTCGAAATAAACGTCAT CTTGTTCTCAGCCTGGCCGAGCTATGCTGGTCGCCGCCCTCCTGGCCTCACACCAGATGACCATGCTGAGTTCTTCCGGTCACAGCTTCGACGCGCCTCAATCCTAAAGCCAACCATTGTCAATGCCCAGTCGGGAGC TGATCACTTTAGTTTGGACGAGTCCGTCGCTTTCTACAAAAAGGCTCTCCAGgtcgagaaagaagaaggctttgCTGGACGAGTCTGCCACGAGACTCACCGCAATAGATCTCTCTTCACCCCCTACGCTACGGACTATATCCTGCAAAAAGTGCCCGA ATTAACAATCACCGCTGATGTCTCTCACTGGGTCGTTGTATGCGAACGACTACTTGACCTCAATAAAGAAGACCAGGAGATTCTTACTCGTATCATTCCACAT GTCGGCCACCTCCACACGCGCACGGGCACAACGCAGTCCTCGCAGTGCCCAGAACCCCTAAACCCAGCCTTTGCCGCCGAAAAGGAATTCTTCGATAACTTCTGGCTTCGGGTTGTCAAGCACAAGCAACAGACAGACCCCAATGGCCGACTAACATTCGTTCCGGAATATGG ACCGTTCCCATACCACCCCATAGGTACCGCCTGGAGCCACGGAGATCTAGCTGACAGCGAGGGGAAGCGATTGGAAGCGCTCTTCAAGAGTAGTCTTGGGCAGTAG
- a CDS encoding glutathione-independent formaldehyde dehydrogenase (COG:Q;~EggNog:ENOG410PMA8;~InterPro:IPR013154,IPR013149,IPR036291,IPR011032;~PFAM:PF00107,PF08240;~go_process: GO:0055114 - oxidation-reduction process [Evidence IEA]), which yields MTSRTMKALNYVGPFNVRVQEVDMPRLEHPDDIIVKVTSAAICGSDLHMYEGRTAAEAGITFGHENLGIVEELGDGVTLLKKGDRVVMPFNVADGRCRNCEDGKTAFCTGVNPGFAGGAYGYVAMGPYRGGQAQYLRVPYADFNALKLPAGTENEADFILLADIFPTGWHGIEISGFQPGDSVAVFGAGPVGLMAAYSAQLRGASRVFVVDRVPERLRAAERIGAIAINFTAGDAVDQIIAGNGGEMVDRSVDAVGYQAVGNDNSTEVPNIVLENMIRVTRACGGLGIPGLYVPSDPGAGDSAAANGMISLSFGKLFEKGLTLGTGQCNVKAYNRQLRDLIVAGKAKPSFVVSHEIGIEDAETAYEKFDKRIDGYTKVIIHPNGGFQDKKPPVVSSPL from the exons ATGACGTCGAGAACTATGAAAGCGCTGAACTACGTCGGGCCGTTCAATGTCAGGGTCCAGGAGGTGGATATGCCCCGGCTGGAGCATCCAGACGACATCATTGTCAAGGTTACCAGT GCTGCTATTTGTGGCTCGGACTTGCA CATGTACGAGGGGAGAACGGCAGCAGAGGCTGGAATCACATTTG GCCATGAGAATCTAGGTATTGTCGAGGAGCTCGGAGACGGAGTCACACTGCTCAAGAAAGGAGACCGAGTGGTCATGCCATTCAACGTCGCGGACGGACGGTGCCGGAATTGCGAGGATGGAAAGACTGCATTCTGCACTGGAGTCAATCCTGGTTTTGCAGGCGGCGCTTATG GATACGTCGCCATGGGACCCTACCGTGGAG GCCAAGCACAATACCTCCGCGTCCCCTACGCAGACTTCAACGCCCTGAAACTCCCCGCAGGAACCGAAAACGAAGCCGACTTCATCTTGCTCGCAG ACATCTTCCCCACAGGCTGGCACGGTATCGAAATCTCCGGCTTCCAACCTGGCGACAGCGTCGCTGTATTCGGCGCCGGCCCCGTCGGGCTGATGGCCGCCTACTCCGCACAGCTGCGCGGCGCATCGCGCGTTTTCGTTGTCGACCGTGTCCCAGAGCGTCTCCGCGCTGCTGAGCGTATCGGAGCTATCGCTATTAACTTCACGGCGGGCGATGCCGTCGACCAGATTATTGCCGGCAATGGGGGCGAAATGGTTGATCGCTCGGTGGATGCGGTGGGGTACCAGGCTGTTGGGAATGATAACTCGACTGAGGTGCCGAATATTGTCCTTGAGAATATGATTAGGGTGACGAGGGCTTGTGGTGGTCTTGGGATTCCGGGGCTTTATGTTCCTAG CGACCCAGGTGCTGGTGACTCTGCTGCAGCAAACGGAATGATTAGTTTGAGCTTTGGAAAGCTATTCGAAAAG GGCCTCACCCTCGGCACAGGCCAATGCAACGTAAAAGCCTACAACCGCCAACTCCGTGACTTGATCGTAGCCGGTAAAGCAAAGCCGAGCTTTGTTGTCTCGCACGAAATCGGAATCGAAGACGCAGAGACGGCATACGAGAAGTTTGATAAGCGGATTGACGGATACACCAAGGTCATTATTCACCCGAATGGAGGGTTCCAGGATAAGAAGCCGCCGGTTGTGTCGTCGCCTTTGTAA
- a CDS encoding uncharacterized protein (SECRETED:SignalP(1-18)), translating to MDLSFLSCWCGATFFVRAFLVIPVERGPALPARVEAGVPALGVPGPSEDWRRLEEAAGRVPREALRRRRLFSTAPAEDSRWRCWNWAAAEAGVAGAELRAAFGEDIADVECDLFNERLSLCVAPSGFALPVDAVRGEEYDADSLVESGKKIFGGSRYESLLLKSEGIGGSLESTPSFCKSRIFTSSLFICLSSRIHAFSLRWIFSSCSCCDLSRFCSTAFEYCSSFGFGVRLPLSLMNFCILASRELMIERQSWIVLSLACISSIKWLISAGRFATSCTNCSSTEAQSSWPWAIFRSFSWAKSKTIYLLPGY from the coding sequence ATGGATTTGAGTTTCTTGAGTTGTTGGTGCGGAGCGACTTTCTTCGTCAGGGCTTTCTTGGTGATTCCTGTTGAGCGTGGGCCAGCGCTGCCGGCGCGGGTGGAGGCCGGCGTCCCGGCTTTGGGCGTTCCGGGTCCTAGTGAGGATTGGCGGaggttggaggaggcggcggggagGGTTCCGAGGGAGGCATTGAGACGTCGCCGCTTGTTCTCGACAGCACCAGCTGAGGATTCGCGCTGGCGTTGTTGGAATTGGGCTGCGGCGgaggctggggttgcgggcGCGGAACTCCGAGCGGCATTTGGTGAGGACATTGCAGATGTTGAATGTGATCTGTTCAACGAGAGGTTGAGTCTTTGCGTGGCTCCCAGCGGGTTCGCGTTGCCTGTTGATGCAGTAAGAGGGGAGGAGTATGACGCGGACTCGTTGGTTGagtcggggaagaagatcttcGGGGGGTCGCGGTATGAATCTTTGCTGTTGAAGAGCGAGGGAATTGGAGGGTCATTGGAGAGTACACCATCGTTCTGCAAGTCGCGGATCTTCACGTCGAGCCTCTTTATCTGCCTGTCCAGCAGGATACACGCCTTTTCACTCAGGTGGATCTTTTCGTCTTGTAGCTGCTGTGACCTGTCGAGGTTCTGTAGTACGGCCTTCGAATACTGCTCTTCCTTTGGGTTCGGGGTAAGGCTGCCGTTGAGTTTGATGAATTTCTGTATACTGGCGTCTCGCGAATTGATGATTGAGCGACAGTCTTGGATAGTCTTGTCCTTGGCCTGTATTTCTTCCATCAAATGGTTGATCTCCGCTGGGAGGTTCGCAACATCGTGCACGAACTGCTCTAGCACCGAAGCGCAATCTTCCTGGCCGTGGGCCATCTTTCGTAGCTTTTCCTGGGCAAAGTCAAAAACAATTTATTTATTGCCTGGATATTAG
- the YNG2 gene encoding putative PHD finger domain protein (COG:B;~EggNog:ENOG410PJCW;~InterPro:IPR028651,IPR019787,IPR019786,IPR011011, IPR024610,IPR001965,IPR013083;~PFAM:PF12998) has translation MAHGQEDCASVLEQFVHDVANLPAEINHLMEEIQAKDKTIQDCRSIINSRDASIQKFIKLNGSLTPNPKEEQYSKAVLQNLDRSQQLQDEKIHLSEKACILLDRQIKRLDVKIRDLQNDGVLSNDPPIPSLFNSKDSYRDPPKIFFPDSTNESASYSSPLTASTGNANPLGATQRLNLSLNRSHSTSAMSSPNAARSSAPATPASAAAQFQQRQRESSAGAVENKRRRLNASLGTLPAASSNLRQSSLGPGTPKAGTPASTRAGSAGPRSTGITKKALTKKVAPHQQLKKLKSINGKPTKRSSSASGRLKISSHKKSPSGGDEDEDDSLLSSAELSDSENGDARRGDDDMDEDDEDEGNEDTKVYCTCRTVSHGDMVACDNDDCKFEWFHWKCVGLTREPVGKWYCPDCLAAKASE, from the coding sequence ATGGCCCACGGCCAGGAAGATTGCGCTTCGGTGCTAGAGCAGTTCGTGCACGATGTTGCGAACCTCCCAGCGGAGATCAACCATTTGATGGAAGAAATACAGGCCAAGGACAAGACTATCCAAGACTGTCGCTCAATCATCAATTCGCGAGACGCCAGTATACAGAAATTCATCAAACTCAACGGCAGCCTTACCCCGAACCCAAAGGAAGAGCAGTATTCGAAGGCCGTACTACAGAACCTCGACAGGTCACAGCAGCTACAAGACGAAAAGATCCACCTGAGTGAAAAGGCGTGTATCCTGCTGGACAGGCAGATAAAGAGGCTCGACGTGAAGATCCGCGACTTGCAGAACGATGGTGTACTCTCCAATGACCCTCCAATTCCCTCGCTCTTCAACAGCAAAGATTCATACCGCGACCCCCCgaagatcttcttccccgactCAACCAACGAGTCCGCGTCATACTCCTCCCCTCTTACTGCATCAACAGGCAACGCGAACCCGCTGGGAGCCACGCAAAGACTCAACCTCTCGTTGAACAGATCACATTCAACATCTGCAATGTCCTCACCAAATGCCGCTCGGAGTTCCGCgcccgcaaccccagcctcCGCCGCAGCCCAATTCCAACAACGCCAGCGCGAATCCTCAGCTGGTGCTGTCGAGAACAAGCGGCGACGTCTCAATGCCTCCCTCGGAACCctccccgccgcctcctccaacctCCGCCAATCCTCACTAGGACCCGGAACGCCCAAAGCCGGGACGCCGGCCTCCACCCGCGCCGGCAGCGCTGGCCCACGCTCAACAGGAATCACCAAGAAAGCCCTGACGAAGAAAGTCGCTCCGCACCAACAACTCAAGAAACTCAAATCCATCAACGGAAAACCAACTAAACGCTCGTCCAGTGCAAGCGGCCGTTTGAAGATCAGCTCACACAAGAAATCGCCTTCTGgtggcgatgaggacgaggacgattcCCTCCTCAGCAGCGCCGAGCTCTCCGACTCCGAGAACGGCGACGCTCGccgcggcgacgacgatatggatgaagatgacgaggacgagggtaATGAAGACACTAAGGTTTACTGTACGTGTCGTACAGTCAGTCACGGAGACATGGTGGCGTGCGATAACGACGATTGCAAGTTCGAGTGGTTCCATTGGAAGTGCGTTGGGTTGACGAGGGAGCCCGTGGGGAAGTGGTACTGTCCTGATTGTTTGGCTGCGAAGGCATCTGAATAG
- the RPC34 gene encoding RPC34 RNA polymerase subunit family protein (BUSCO:EOG092646WF;~COG:K;~EggNog:ENOG410PFKU;~InterPro:IPR016049,IPR036388,IPR007832,IPR036390;~PFAM:PF05158;~go_component: GO:0005666 - RNA polymerase III complex [Evidence IEA];~go_process: GO:0006383 - transcription by RNA polymerase III [Evidence IEA]), translating to MASAGPSGGSVTELASSLYDACVSKFPADHNLSQQDLLGLDIIPKNDLTLLLQCTQSLVNQNLLRLLQTRNDKLAWKIIPREDAEKLQNLNPDESLVYNVIHSMGRSGIWVRAIVNRTNLHKSILDRCLKSLEGKNYIKSVHNVKFPSRKMYMLAGLAPSEDVTGGAWFTDGVLDENFINVVSGFIEFSVARKSWHEIPDKSRNKRLKTADGSVAVKKESGGTKGYIPYPAGYQGYPTVSTLTNAVNQSGITPVRLGEESVTQLLEMLCYDNKLVSLNNGEVYKSVMNPEQVKARQARKPDEDPTAADDRLVRNGMTEVPCGHCPVFNLCVPGGAVSPENCEYFETWIHEKSPLSF from the exons ATGGCCTCCGCGGGGCCGTCTGGCGGCTCTGTGACTGAGCTCGCCTCCAGTCTTTACGATGCATGCGTCAGCAAGTTCCCTGCCGACCATAACCTCTCTCAGCAAGACCTGCTAGGCCTGGATATCATTCCGAAGAATGACCTCACACTGCTGCTCCAATGCACCCAGTCGCTTGTCAATCAGAATCTGCTCCGACTGCTTCAAACCCGAAATGACAAACTCGCATGGAAGATTATTCCTAGGGAGGACGCTGAAAA GCTTCAGAACCTCAACCCCGACGAGTCTTTAGTGTATAATGTGATTCATTCAATGGGCCGATCAGGCATCTGGGTACGGGCCATAGTTAATCGTACAAACTTGCACAAATCCATCCTCGACCGATGCCTCAAGTCCCTTGAAGGCAAAAACTATATCAAAAGCGTCCACAATGTCAAGTTCCCCAGCCGCAAGATGTACATGCTGGCCGGCTTAGCGCCTAGCGAGGATGTTACTGGCGGCGCATGGTTTACAGATGGCGTGCTTGACGAGAACTTTATCAACGTCGTCTCCGGATTCATCGAATTTTCCGTTGCGCGGAAGAGTTGGCACGAGATACCGGACAAGTCCCGCAACAAGAGACTAAAGACCGCCGACGGCAGCGTGGCCGTCAAGAAGGAGTCAGGAGGCACAAAGGGATATATCCCCTACCCAGCCGGCTACCAGGGATACCCCACAGTCTCGACGTTAACAAACGCCGTCAACCAAAGTGGAATCACGCCCGTCCGCCTCGGCGAAGAAAGCGTCACCCAGCTCCTCGAAATGCTGTGCTACGACAATAAGCTCGTCTCGCTGAACAACGGCGAAGTCTACAAATCCGTAATGAACCCAGAGCAGGTCAAAGCGCGTCAAGCGCGTAAACCAGACGAGGACCCTACTGCGGCCGACGACCGGCTCGTCCGAAACGGCATGACCGAGGTTCCCTGTGGCCATTGTCCTGTCTTCAATCTCTGTGTGCCTGGCGGTGCGGTGAGCCCTGAGAACTGCGAGTATTTTGAGACTTGGATCCATGAGAAGAGCCCGCTCTCGTTCTAG
- the sti1 gene encoding Hsp90 cochaperone STI1 (BUSCO:EOG09261TEQ;~COG:O;~EggNog:ENOG410PITI;~InterPro:IPR011990,IPR019734,IPR006636,IPR041243, IPR013026,IPR001440;~PFAM:PF17830,PF00515,PF13176,PF13181,PF13432;~go_function: GO:0005515 - protein binding [Evidence IEA]), translated as MADALKAEGNKAFSAKDYATAVEKFTQAIELDSNNHVLYSNRSAVYAAQADYEKALTDAEKAVEIKPDWAKGYQRKGAASRGLGDLLSAHDAYEEAVRLEPGNEQAKNGFNAVKRAINAEAQADGASGDPMGGLGNIFGDPQLFQKLASNPKTSALLADGEFMAKLKKLQQNPNNIGEEMRDPRFLQVMSVLLGIDMSFGQPPEGAGAGPSGATEASEDVPMPDARQSAPKKAPEPEPEPQDEEALAKKKAQEAGDAEKKIGNDFYKKKQFDEAIEHYTKAWELNKDVTYLNNIGAAKFEKGDLQGAIDTCRDAIEEGREHRADFKLIAKAFTRIGTAYEKQGDLDKAIENYNKSLTEHRTPDALTKLRNAEKARDKAQKEAYIDPEEAEKSRELGQQKFQEADWPGAVDAFTEMTKRAPDDPRGFSNRAAALIKLMAFPGAVQDCDEAIARDPKFFRAYIRKSQALVAMKEYSRAIDACSDASQHDDGSHARELEQQQQKVLDAQFSARSGESEQETMERIQRDPEIMSILQDPVMQSILQQAKGDPAALQEHMKNSQVRLQIQKLMAAGVIRLGR; from the exons ATGGCTGACGCTCTCAAAGCCGAGGGCAACAAGGCCTTCTCTGCTAAGGACTACGCAACCGCCGT TGAGAAGTTCACCCAGGCAATCGAACTCGATTCGAACAACCATGTCCTCTACTCCAACCGCTCCGCCGTCTATGCCGCCCAGGCCGACTACGAAAAAGCCTTGACCGATGCCGAGAAAGCCGTTGAAATCAAACCAGATTGGGCCAAGGGCTACCAGCGTAAGGGAGCAGCTTCCCGTGGTCTTGGAGATCTTT TGTCCGCCCACGATGCGTACGAAGAAGCCGTCAGACTCGAGCCTGGCAACGAACAAGCCAAGAACGGGTTCAACGCCGTGAAGAGGGCCATCAACGCCGAGGCCCAGGCTGATGGTGCTAGCGGAGACCCCATGGGAGGACTTGGAAACATCTTCGGCGACCCTCAGCTTTTCCAGAAGCTCGCCAGCAACCCCAAGACCTCCGCGCTGCTTGCCGACGGCGAGTTCATGGCAAAGCTCAAGAAACTCCAGCAGAACCCGAACAACATCGGAGAGGAGATGAGAGACCCCCGATTCTTACAGGTTATGAGCGTCTTATTGGGTATCGACATGAGTTTCGGCCAACCTCCTGagggtgctggtgctggcccCTCCGGTGCTACAGAGGCCTCTGAAGATGTGCCAATGCCTGACGCCCGCCAGTCTGCCCCGAAGAAGGCGCCCGAGCCCGAACCCGAGCCTCAGGATGAGGAAGCGCttgcaaagaagaaggcacAAGAGGCTGGCGAtgccgagaagaagattggcAACGATTTCTACAAGAAGAAACAGTTTGATGAAGCCATTGAGCACTACACCAAGGCGTGGGAATTGAACAAGGATGTGACATACCTTAACAACATCGGTGCAGCCAAGTTTGAGAAGGGTGATCTTCAGGGTGCCATTGACACGTGCCGAGATGCTATTGAAGAAGGCCGTGAGCACCGGGCGGACTTTAAGCTCATTGCCAA GGCTTTCACAAGAATCGGCACTGCTTACGAGAAGCAAGGAGACCTTGACAAGGCCATCGAGAACTACAACAAGTCACTCACCGAACACCGAACACCCGACGCACTTACCAAGCTGCGTAATGCCGAGAAGGCTAGAGACAAGGCTCAGAAGGAGGCATACATTGACcctgaggaggctgagaagtcCCGTGAGCTAGGTCAACAGAAGTTCCAGGAGGCTGACTGGCCCGGTGCCGTTGATGCCTTTACCGAAATGACAAAACGCGCACCCGATGACCCCCGTGGCTTCAGCAACCGTGCGGCCGCTCTTATCAAGCTCATGGCCTTCCCCGGAGCCGTCCAGGACTGCGACGAGGCCATCGCCCGAGACCCGAAGTTCTTCCGCGCATACATCCGCAAGTCACAAGCCCTTGTCGCCATGAAGGAGTACAGCCGGGCTATCGATGCATGCAGCGATGCATCGCAGCACGACGACGGAAGTCACGCTCGCGAACTcgagcaacaacagcagaagGTTCTTGATGCGCAATTTAGCGCTCGCTCTGGGGAATCCGAGCAAGAGACCATGGAGCGCATCCAGCGAGACCCAGAG ATCATGTCTATCCTCCAAGACCCAGTCATGCAgagcatcctgcagcaggccAAGGGCGACCCCGCTGCCCTGCAAGAGCACATGAAGAACTCACAGGTCCGGCTCCAAATCCAGAAGCTGATGGCTGCTGGTGTTATCCGTCTTGGACGGTAA